The following are encoded together in the Pedobacter steynii genome:
- a CDS encoding RNA polymerase sigma factor has product MRSYQTNSDLELVDLLKQDDRDAFAEMYRRHAHRLTDFASSKLYSLNDARDLIQDLFAGLWADRNKIPVNTSLQSYLFASVRYKVIDKIRKNVTREEYAIIVQSLAMHSGHNPEKELEAKELRKIVDIAIEQLPPRTRAIYKLSRNEHQTISEIAEQLNLSDQTVKNQLTTAMKSLRETLERLSVLLL; this is encoded by the coding sequence ATGCGATCTTACCAGACCAATTCAGATTTGGAACTTGTTGACTTGCTCAAGCAGGACGACCGGGACGCTTTTGCCGAAATGTACCGCAGGCATGCTCATCGGCTTACTGATTTTGCAAGTTCAAAACTGTATTCGTTAAACGATGCAAGAGACCTGATTCAGGACCTCTTCGCCGGTTTATGGGCAGACCGCAACAAAATACCGGTTAACACTTCTCTGCAGTCTTACTTGTTTGCCTCGGTACGCTACAAGGTTATTGATAAGATCCGTAAAAATGTTACCCGGGAAGAGTATGCCATCATCGTTCAGTCGCTGGCCATGCATAGCGGTCATAATCCGGAAAAAGAACTGGAAGCAAAAGAGCTAAGGAAGATTGTAGATATAGCGATTGAGCAACTCCCTCCCCGCACCAGAGCAATCTACAAGCTCAGCCGGAATGAACATCAAACCATTTCAGAGATTGCCGAACAACTTAACCTCTCTGATCAGACTGTAAAAAATCAATTGACGACAGCGATGAAATCCCTTAGGGAGACACTGGAAAGGCTTTCTGTGCTCCTTCTTTAA
- a CDS encoding FecR family protein: MNEIKDLLDRYFDGTCSEAEKRHVETWLETYNKEDNEWLTMNKAEQERWLNTLFTKIELDIDRPNVLMQAPQQSRLGMRMLLRIAAVSILLLSIGFLFFQYRQASKMAADSANHKIIAGGNQAILTLANGQKIDLSHSKNGEIAIQAGLTITKKANGELIYEIAPTGERSGNAAVANTYNTISTPRGGKYQINLPDGTQVWLNAASSLRFPASFTMLSKRKVELSGEAYFEVAKDANKPFIVVTAKQETQVLGTHFNISSYEDEGQTKTTLLEGSIRVSDKGNKNFILKPGQQSTLREGNIDIRNVDGNDAIAWKNGLFSFNDENLESIMRKISRWYDVDIHYQDTFSKTSFLGTISRSKNITSVLKILESSGEVHFKIEGRRITVMR, translated from the coding sequence ATGAATGAGATAAAAGATCTTCTGGACCGTTATTTTGATGGGACTTGTTCCGAAGCCGAAAAGCGACATGTAGAAACATGGCTTGAAACTTATAACAAGGAAGATAACGAATGGTTAACTATGAATAAAGCAGAACAGGAGCGCTGGCTGAATACGCTGTTTACGAAGATTGAACTTGATATTGATCGTCCTAATGTCCTTATGCAGGCTCCTCAGCAATCCCGCCTTGGCATGAGGATGCTCTTAAGGATTGCAGCGGTATCCATCTTGCTGCTTTCCATTGGATTTCTTTTCTTCCAATACCGGCAGGCCTCAAAAATGGCTGCTGATTCTGCAAACCACAAAATCATAGCCGGAGGTAATCAGGCAATTTTAACACTTGCCAATGGGCAAAAGATAGACTTGAGTCATTCAAAGAATGGGGAAATTGCTATCCAGGCAGGACTAACCATCACCAAAAAAGCCAATGGAGAGTTGATCTATGAAATTGCCCCGACCGGAGAACGATCCGGAAATGCTGCAGTGGCAAATACTTACAATACCATCAGCACCCCCCGGGGAGGCAAATATCAGATCAATTTGCCTGATGGCACCCAGGTTTGGCTCAATGCAGCCTCCTCACTCCGTTTTCCTGCCAGTTTCACCATGCTTTCAAAGAGAAAAGTGGAGTTATCAGGCGAGGCCTATTTTGAGGTGGCCAAAGACGCGAACAAGCCATTCATTGTGGTTACAGCAAAGCAGGAAACCCAGGTGCTTGGAACCCATTTTAACATCAGCAGTTATGAGGATGAAGGACAAACAAAAACCACACTTCTGGAAGGATCCATTCGGGTCTCCGATAAGGGGAATAAAAACTTCATCTTAAAACCGGGACAGCAATCCACGCTAAGAGAGGGGAATATTGATATCCGGAATGTTGATGGAAATGATGCCATTGCCTGGAAAAATGGCCTTTTCAGCTTTAATGATGAGAACCTGGAAAGCATCATGAGAAAAATATCCAGATGGTATGATGTAGACATTCACTATCAGGATACGTTCAGTAAAACCTCTTTCCTGGGAACCATATCCCGTTCTAAAAACATCACTTCGGTGTTGAAGATCCTGGAATCATCCGGGGAAGTTCATTTTAAAATAGAAGGAAGGAGGATCACCGTAATGAGATAA
- a CDS encoding SusC/RagA family TonB-linked outer membrane protein → MKLTTLIIFLAIMQISASTTAQTVTLNERNTSLESVLKKISAQTGYDFFGDTRLIRAANPVSINVKKATITEVMKLCLADQQLSYAIEERTIIIKPIPATRGWAEMQQQLRTIEGTVVSEDGEIPLANATVLALGSTIKTYTNKEGKFSINIPETVKSLRINYVGYDSRDIKIDEKTRKITVRMATQNNSLKEFVVRTGVYKRPVENFTGSAKTITAEELKRVSSQNILAAISILDPSVQLPENINLGSDPNRLPDIELRGQNNFPQSTSNTALRNAYGDKPNSPLFILDGFQVPLQRIFDLDMNRVERITVLKDAAATSIYGSRASNGVIIVDTRQPKEGSVRVSYRGGVTMTSPDLTSYDLLNAKEKLNFEKEVGFYNEPGNSPFLQILRDQEYNERLKDVTRGVDTYWLSQPLRTAYGNSHSLYLEGGDPVVRYGINLNSQNDQAVMKKSGREKISGGLTLSYRTPKLLFGNDLSINNVKATNSPYGSFSDYSRLNQYWSPYDQDGQLVKFLGQGRRNVGGGPLYNYYSNPLYNASLPSKDFNRQLGFTNNFKFEWSLQPWIRIVGGMSYTHNTTSADKYLSSSNTIFENKLLTERGSYRKSNGTSTLIDANLGFDIRKSWNKNLFFVTGNVNVNEGKLDESTVTVVGFPNEKVADLIFGSKFDPSTNKPIGNQGITRLISGRLNMSYAYDNKYLLDFSASADASSQFGKDKQLAPFWSLGMGWNLHREEFINQLKWISFLKIRGSVGTTGDQNFPPYMALTTYDYFNQEFYLDQLSAFLMGYGNAALGWQKSFKKGVGMDATFLNNRLAFSADFYHNTTDGLILDINTPPSLGFDNYKENVGSLKNIGWQASLNYAILQKPREQLFWRVGLSAYGNKNTIGKISNALKKLNEKSNKDDQDISNPNRNKPKSYYQEGESLTRIFAVRSLGIDPANGQELFLDRFGNATYVWNSLDKVAVGDTNPKVTGTLSTGIDYKGFGFNIYMTYRLGADLYNQTLVDRIENANITYNVDRRIATERWRNPGDRTFFKGIIGNTGNSPVAETTLATSRFVQKEYTLEASRISFTYQFPERSRWLKKASLSNTRIEFYMATPFRLSTIKRERGLDYPFAQSYTLNLSTSIF, encoded by the coding sequence ATGAAACTCACCACACTCATAATTTTCCTCGCGATCATGCAGATCAGCGCGTCAACCACCGCGCAAACTGTTACCCTAAACGAAAGAAATACTTCTCTTGAATCCGTTCTGAAAAAAATAAGTGCACAAACCGGATACGATTTTTTTGGAGATACCAGACTGATCAGAGCAGCAAATCCAGTCAGCATTAACGTAAAAAAAGCCACGATCACCGAGGTCATGAAATTATGCCTGGCCGATCAGCAGCTCAGCTATGCTATCGAAGAAAGAACCATCATCATTAAACCAATTCCGGCTACCAGAGGATGGGCTGAAATGCAGCAACAGTTAAGGACCATTGAAGGGACCGTTGTTTCAGAAGACGGAGAAATTCCCCTCGCCAACGCAACAGTCCTTGCGCTCGGCTCCACCATAAAAACCTATACCAATAAGGAGGGAAAATTTTCCATCAACATTCCCGAAACGGTTAAATCGCTAAGAATTAACTATGTGGGTTACGATTCCAGGGATATTAAAATAGACGAAAAAACAAGGAAGATTACGGTCAGAATGGCCACTCAAAACAATTCCTTGAAGGAGTTCGTCGTCAGAACAGGAGTTTATAAAAGACCGGTAGAAAATTTCACCGGTTCAGCAAAAACCATTACTGCAGAGGAGTTAAAACGTGTTTCCTCACAAAATATATTGGCTGCGATCAGCATTCTTGATCCTTCGGTACAGCTTCCGGAGAACATCAATCTGGGATCTGATCCCAACCGATTACCGGATATTGAACTCAGAGGACAGAATAACTTTCCTCAATCTACCTCGAATACTGCCCTGAGAAATGCCTATGGCGACAAACCCAATTCACCATTATTCATACTCGATGGGTTTCAGGTTCCATTGCAACGCATCTTCGACCTGGATATGAACAGAGTAGAACGCATTACCGTTTTAAAAGATGCCGCAGCTACTTCAATTTATGGCTCCAGGGCCAGCAACGGTGTAATTATCGTTGATACCAGGCAACCTAAAGAAGGTAGTGTCCGCGTCTCCTATCGTGGTGGTGTGACCATGACCAGCCCGGATCTGACCAGTTATGACCTCTTGAATGCAAAGGAGAAACTAAACTTTGAGAAAGAAGTCGGCTTTTACAATGAACCTGGAAATTCGCCCTTTTTGCAGATACTAAGAGACCAGGAATACAATGAACGCCTGAAAGATGTAACCAGAGGTGTGGATACCTATTGGTTGTCTCAACCCTTAAGAACGGCCTACGGAAACAGTCACTCTCTATATCTCGAAGGCGGCGACCCTGTAGTGCGTTACGGCATCAATTTAAACAGCCAGAATGACCAGGCAGTGATGAAAAAATCCGGCAGGGAAAAAATCAGTGGAGGGCTTACTTTAAGTTACCGGACACCTAAACTTCTATTTGGAAATGACCTTTCCATTAACAACGTAAAAGCAACGAATAGCCCGTATGGCAGTTTCTCCGATTACTCCAGGTTAAATCAATACTGGTCACCTTATGATCAGGATGGACAACTGGTAAAGTTTCTGGGACAGGGAAGAAGAAATGTCGGTGGAGGTCCCTTATATAACTATTATAGCAATCCTCTATATAATGCCTCTTTACCCAGCAAAGATTTTAACCGTCAGCTTGGTTTTACGAACAACTTCAAGTTCGAATGGTCACTTCAACCCTGGATCCGCATTGTTGGTGGGATGAGTTATACTCACAATACCACCTCGGCAGACAAATATCTTTCTTCCAGCAATACCATATTTGAGAACAAACTCCTGACAGAACGTGGCAGCTACAGAAAAAGTAATGGAACAAGTACATTGATTGATGCCAATCTGGGTTTTGACATTCGTAAAAGCTGGAACAAAAATCTATTTTTCGTGACCGGAAATGTCAACGTTAATGAAGGAAAACTAGACGAATCTACAGTAACCGTTGTTGGATTTCCGAATGAAAAGGTGGCAGATTTGATTTTCGGCAGTAAATTCGACCCTTCCACAAACAAACCAATTGGTAATCAGGGTATCACGAGGCTCATCAGCGGCCGTTTGAATATGAGTTATGCCTACGATAACAAATATCTTCTGGATTTTTCAGCCAGTGCAGATGCATCTTCGCAATTCGGAAAAGACAAACAACTCGCCCCTTTCTGGTCTTTAGGAATGGGGTGGAATTTGCATCGTGAAGAATTTATCAATCAGCTGAAATGGATCAGTTTTCTTAAAATCAGGGGATCAGTAGGCACAACCGGGGATCAGAATTTCCCTCCTTACATGGCCCTTACCACTTACGATTATTTTAACCAGGAATTTTACCTGGATCAGTTAAGTGCATTCCTGATGGGATATGGGAATGCAGCACTGGGATGGCAGAAAAGCTTTAAGAAAGGTGTAGGTATGGATGCGACCTTCCTGAACAACAGGCTCGCATTTTCTGCCGATTTTTATCACAACACTACTGACGGGCTCATCCTGGATATCAATACCCCACCCTCTTTAGGCTTTGACAACTATAAAGAGAACGTGGGATCTTTGAAGAACATAGGATGGCAGGCCAGTTTAAATTACGCCATCCTGCAAAAACCCAGGGAACAGTTATTCTGGAGGGTTGGTCTGTCTGCATATGGCAACAAAAATACCATTGGTAAGATTTCCAATGCTTTAAAGAAGCTAAATGAAAAATCAAATAAAGACGATCAGGACATCAGCAATCCAAACCGGAACAAACCTAAGAGCTATTATCAGGAAGGGGAATCCCTGACCAGGATTTTTGCGGTGAGGAGCCTGGGAATTGATCCGGCAAACGGGCAGGAACTCTTTCTGGATAGATTTGGAAATGCGACTTATGTATGGAATTCGCTGGATAAAGTAGCAGTGGGTGATACCAATCCAAAGGTTACCGGAACACTGAGTACAGGGATAGATTATAAAGGATTTGGTTTTAATATTTATATGACCTACCGTCTTGGTGCGGACTTATACAACCAGACCCTGGTAGACCGGATAGAGAATGCCAATATTACCTATAATGTAGACCGCAGAATTGCAACCGAAAGGTGGAGAAATCCCGGCGACCGAACCTTCTTTAAAGGTATTATCGGAAACACAGGAAACAGTCCGGTTGCAGAGACTACGCTGGCAACCTCCAGGTTTGTACAAAAAGAATATACATTGGAGGCCTCCAGAATATCTTTTACCTATCAGTTCCCGGAACGCAGCAGATGGCTAAAGAAAGCCAGCCTCTCGAATACCAGAATAGAGTTTTACATGGCAACTCCATTTCGTTTATCAACGATCAAAAGAGAACGGGGACTGGACTATCCATTTGCCCAGAGCTATACCCTAAACTTATCCACAAGCATTTTTTAA